One Amia ocellicauda isolate fAmiCal2 chromosome 13, fAmiCal2.hap1, whole genome shotgun sequence genomic window, CACCTACAAGGTAAAGGGTAGGGCTGAAGTTTGAATGAAACTCATCACCCTTGTCTGGAAACTTGCCAAAAGTGAATTAGAGGCTCCtggtattgtttaatttaaattgctaTTACTTACAAATTGAACAAGGTGGTGCACATGTTTGTAGTAGCTAAGTTGAGCCCCAGGGTGATTTTTCTTGTCATGGtccattttgaaaatgtaggtCAACCTTTGACAGGTCGTAGGTCAAAGGGGAAGTGAAATacagctttgttttgttttctcttctaACCACTGAGAGCATTCTCAAATACATAATGTCTACTGGTAACTTATTCAATACCTAATGTCCAGTATGCCTTGCTCTAACCAATAATCTGTGGAAGACCGATGATCTCGGTACTAACATCTCTTGTTCTTGTATTCTTGCCTTTTTCACTGACTAAAATAtatgtaacatttaaattacagctGATTAGTAACAAATGTAATATGCACCAAAGACACCTCTTGCTTTCTTTGCTTGAGCAGTAGAAAGTGCTTGTAGATCCAGAGTATCCTGACAAAGAGtatgattaaaataattcaCTTAATTCTGTGTCTTACCCTGTATACATCTCTCCCCCAGGTCCAAGGACAGTGGTCCACCCCAAGGCTCGCATTTTGGCAGATGCAGGGCCCATCATTATTGGGGAAGGCAACCTGATTGAAGAGCAGGCCCTGATTAGAAATGCGTAAGGAATCTTCTGTGCTAGTTGATGCTTTTATGAACAAATTATGTTCTTGACACTATTTGATTGTTCCCTGTCATTTGCTTTATTAGCTTTCCTGAAAATATGACGCCTGACTCAGAAGGTGTGGAGCCCAAGACGATGACAATTGGAACAAACAATGTCTTTGAAGTCGGATGCAGTATCCTTTCCATGTGAGATGAATGCTCTATGTTGGAGATGGTTTGAGTAACTCACTTAATATAAGATAGTAAAGGAGTCTCAAATGTggattttgtaatgctttatctGACCATATTCAGGTAAATATTAATATCATCGTATCAAAAGTATGCTGGGTGTCATATAGAGAAGAGGAAGATGCCATATGGGAGAGTGTCTGTATttagtatgtatatatgtatttattattgaagAGGGGTGAAGGATTGCAAGTATTTACATCACATGGTTAGGCCATTTTCCGTTTTAAGATGCTTTGCTATTTGTGATATTTataaccttttatttattttttcatgcataaaattatattaaaaagagGTATAATCAAAAGCTACCCCTTATTTAAAATGCTACGTTGTTACCTTGCTTTTTAAGCATTTGCTGAGACACAGAAGGCTGCTTTCCTTAACTGACCTACACAGAATCACAGGCTTTGAAAATTGGGGATAACAATGTCATAGAGTCCAAAGGTAAGAAAGATTTACAGTGGTTATTCAAAACTCCAGTTTTCTTGCAGGCCAGTCTGTGCCAAATAACTTCTTCAATAGATGTCTTCTAAAACTTGGATAGTGTGACATGGGATGGAATATAAAATATGCCACATGTTCCACATATATGCTTTAAGCCAACCGACCCAAAAGACAATGAATTGAACACCCtacagttttgttattttgggGGCGGGGCCTTTCAATATTAATTTCACATCTCATGCAGGGTTGGGTGTGACGAAATTAGTGCAGTGTTTGAAAAGTTATTATCGGATCGAAGTAAAGCAGGAACTTTCTGTTTTAAGTGCTAAACTACCCACTGAGCACAACTCTAATCCCCCATAATACTCAGTTCAAATAATCAAATATTCTTTTAATAGATTAATATTCTAATTTGCCTCCCGTCTCCTCCAGATATCACACTGTTAGGTCTGTGCGGCTCTTGTTTGTTTAGTGAACTCCAAGAGTGGGCTGTGTAACTCCTACTGAACCATATTGCAACTATTGAGAGAGATAATgttaccatttaaaaaaattctctctctctctctctccatccagcTGAAGTAGGTAGGAATGTAATCCTTACTAGTGGTTGTATCATTGGAGCCTGCTGCCAGGTGAATACTTGTGAGCTCATTCCAGAGAACACGGTCATCTATGGCTCCGGATGTATGCGGCGCGTGCAGACAGAGAGACCACAGGTAGGTGCTGCCTTCTGACCCTCTCAGCTTTACCAGTAGGTTTTGAGTTGTAGTTGGGTGACTTCCTCCACCCCTGCCCTAGCCACCTGTAGATTCCTAAAGAAGATTTGAGTTTGCATAATGCCCTTTTTAATATTCTCCCAGGTTTTAAATCAGAACCAAGAAGTGATTTTCCTACATAATTATAcacttttataataataataaaatgtatattttaatttgtgtactCTTTTCATGCTGTTGACCTTTAATCATATATGTGGACAGTAGGAAAGATTTTGaggattttaatgtatttattaattcatacattaatttctCTCACATCAGCCTCAAACACTCCAGCTCGATTTCCTAATGAAGATCCTCCCAAATTACCATCATCTGAAGAAGACTGTCAAAGGAAACGCCACTCCtgcaaaaaactaaattttACCTGGACTGACTAAATTCTCAACAACATTGACATTGCACACAGAGGTATTTCAttgcaagcaaaaaaaaaaaaaaaaaaaaaagcactgacATCAGACATTCCTTCTTCACTTCTGGATATACTCAAAGACCAATGTTATACCGCTCAGGACCTGGGACATGCAGTACAAATGGAAACACTCGGACACACCACaagcagtttaaaaaataaaatgacatggaaacctaatgtttattttaaggtATTTGTTTTAAGGATGTTGCCGTAGCAAGAATGTGTGCAACGCACAATTTCTTATTAGAATCCAGTAATTTCAATGAAAACATGATACTGAAATGTCTATATTCTGTTCAtccaatacaaaaaacaaaaaaaaggtcaaCTGAATTTAGTGAGAACAAGAAGCAATCTCCTCCACACACGCTTAAACTCCTCTCCAGTCATTTTGGTTGAGTACAATGCTGACGTTT contains:
- the dctn6 gene encoding dynactin subunit 6 produces the protein MADINTKQIMQRSAKIAAGAVVCVESEIRGDVTIGPRTVVHPKARILADAGPIIIGEGNLIEEQALIRNAFPENMTPDSEGVEPKTMTIGTNNVFEVGCKSQALKIGDNNVIESKAEVGRNVILTSGCIIGACCQVNTCELIPENTVIYGSGCMRRVQTERPQPQTLQLDFLMKILPNYHHLKKTVKGNATPAKN